The DNA segment GTCAATTATTTTTGTGACAGATAATATTTTTTAGATGAATTTAAATACACGTATGATCTCTTTTACATAAAAGAACATTTTGATAGTGTTTTGTAATTCATGTTGTTACAATATAATACATCAACGTAACCCGTACACCGGACGAGTATTAAACTAGTTGAGGTGGTTTAAAATTGATATTGTTTTTGTAAGATTTTTAAAACTCTTTTTTAAAACACAATATCGATTTCATTCATACTTGCCAAGTTACATCACGACAAAAGGTAGACGgacaacaagttgcgccgccacccctttctgaattgcaaaccctaatctACCAAAGACAAAACTCCGTCCCGCTGAGGCTGAGCAATTGTTGTGGATGACCCGTTGAACCCTGGTCAGGAATTTGATAGTTTCTGGCGTTAGAAAGCCAAAAGTGTCAAAGGCAAAAAGTATACCAGAGATCCATCCGATGGGAAAATACCCGACTGAAATTGGACCGGGTTAGAGTATGGGTACCCAACTACCCAACCCATATTGCCATCACTTTATTTTTCTGTCTCAAAATcctgagaaagaaagaaagaaagagaaaagGAAGAGGCGGCGATGTCGTCAGTATCTGAAATCTCAAAGCTTTTTCCGGCGATGAAGCTGGAGGATACATCAGTGAAGCTGAAGAAGGAAGAAGTGttggagaagaaggaagaagaagaggtGGAGCAATGTTCGTGGAAGAATTTCATCGGTGTGAGCAACACGTCGGCGTGGATCGATGTCGATAGGCGATCATCGCGGACCGGTGGCGAGAGGCGGATGGGTGTGGATAGGCGGCGGTCGCAGGTTGGGGTGGAGAAGCGGAGGGGTGTTAAGACGCGTCGTATTCTGGATAAGTGGTTCACGGCTATAATTAGGTATCCACATGCGCGTCCTGGTGAACCTTATGCTAATGGTCGGGTATGGCTGGGCTCATATAAGTCACCGGAGGAAGCCGCTTTGGTTTACGATCGAGAAGCTTTTAACTTTTACGGCTCCAAAGCTAAGCTTAATTTCCCCCATCTTTTcatcaacaataacaacaacaactagTGGTTGGTAGTAAATaattaatctaatctaatcttgATGATTTAACCAGACATTTGTTCAATACTTGTTTTGCAACTCCTCCTCGGGTGCCTGTTGACGATCAAAATCTGAGGTTTTAAGGCTTTTTGCCAACCCAAACAGGCACTCTTATGAAATGTAATGGCCACTCTATTTCTAGCTCCTTTGTCCACTCGTAACCTGGCACAACGCCCAAGTTGACGATCAATGACTACGTAGTAATCAAGCTCAGCTTTCACAGATGGTAACTATAAACCTTCTGCATAAACTAGCTGCTGCTGCTACTGCATAAACTCCATATGGTTGGTTGACTCATTAGTATGTACCCGTCTGTTGCGTGTCGTCGGTCAGTCAAACTCATGACCTACCGTGGGGCcaatgatgaaacagtggttaactgGGTAGGATTCACtagtctcgtcaagtagggttaatcccttcttgttacgagtcacggtgtgtttccttgtgcaggagacaggTTAGCAGATGATCCAGCCATCGATCCTCGAAAAGAAGGGaataaccctacttgacgagactaGTGAATTAACCTACccggttaaccactgtttcatcaatTGGTTCACCTTTTAATAAATTCTTTTAGTGCATGACAAGCCAAACAAGACATGTTGGGAAGAAAATAGATTAAAGTATTAAGATGGTACATCATGGGCCGGGAATAAATTTAAAGAAAGCATAGAAACGAGCCCATCTCATATCTGAAgataatttatttatatattaaactAGTAAACAATCTCGCGTTGATTCATTATGTTCAGTCACTTGACACTTATTGTGATATGTCCAGAAAGTGTTTTGACACTTGTTGTACATTGATCGAAAGTATAATATCGGTGCTGCTACGGTACCAGCACTCGTATGGATTAAACTCGTAATATGTGGTTGCGTTTATTTTTTTTCTCGACATTGTgaaataatatttatttgaaaAAGAGGTATTTAACATAAAGGTATGACGATGAACCGAGTCGGTGTAGTAATATTTACAATGGTTTTAATACACAACAATTGTATAATGTGACTCAACAAATAAAGTCGTATTTTACATAAATAAAGGATTCTTGCAAGTATTTCTACTTGCTGAATAATTGTATAAAGTGCCGTGAAAAATGAGATTACTTCAATGGTTTGAAtgaaacatttttctcacttcaATTATCATTGTTGATGATTTGAAAATTGGATGTTTGTTAAATATCGTAAATCTAGACTTTATTCAACAAAAAATCAACAGTAAATGCAACACAACTCTCACTAAATCTATATAACAACACGTTCTACAACATGTAGAACCAAAATCAAAACCTGGATCTAGCACACGAGAgctattgagcataaaaataacAAGCGATTGTTTAGAAACCCTAAAGGGTTAATTTGGAATCTCTCAAAGTGCCTTTATATAGTCCTAGCGGATGATTCAATGATGCGATCCATCTTCATTTCGAACCTAAAGCCCACAAGTAACTGAAATCTCTAAGCTACAACTGCTCTCTCAGCTCAAGACCAGCTTCCAATTAAGTACGTAGCGCAATATCTAGATCTGTATAAAATGTAACAACAAACGAAATTCTTTATGTATTATCAGCATATATAAAAATAacaagtataagtataaaaatgaacactattttaATGTCATTTTAACAATGTTCCAATACAAAGAGGATAGCTTGAAAGGGATGTATGTGCATAGGTGCATTTATTTTCTTTATTACGTTTCCCACATAATTTAAGTAAAATATATAAATTGAAAAGATATATTTAGCTATATACAGTGATTGCGAAATTAATGTTGGTCCATACATTTCTCATTCATTAACGACATTTCCTTTTCAGATTTATTTAAATAATATGTGAACCAAAATATGATTATAATATATATGGTGATGGATGAGTGTGAATTAATTTTAGTTACAAAATAACTTTTTATATCAAATGGTGATGGATGAGTGTGAATTAATTTTAGTTACAAAATAACTTTTTATATCAAAGTTTGTCTATCCTGCATCACATGTTAAACATTAATTGAATAAAGTTTGAATCTTATATGATTAATATTCAATTTACCAAACGAATGATATAAGTTAAAACATATAAGTGATAGTTTATGCTATTTGCAATCCTTAGTAAAACATAATTGAAAAATATACTAAACTCATAGAAACTTTTCACAATATAGTACCTACGTTCTACAAAACTTCAACACTATAACCATAATAACAACACATATTCGGCAAATCGCCAAGAAGATCCATAGTTAGCATTGATGTTCTAGCTCGGGTTGATCAAGTAGAACACTCGTCTTCTACTAGGGGCTTGACCGTCGTCATGACCCTAGATCGTTCTGCCACTCTAAGCCACTTTGCTTGCATGTATCTTCGCTTTCTCCATGGCCCTAAATGCATTTTCTTTTCCTTCATGCATTCTTTTGCAGCATTACTTAGTATTTTGATTACAGTTTGTAGCCTCTCGGGTTTTCCCACAAATAGGTCGGGCAGTTTGCAAACGAGACTGTTGTACTCCTCGCTCCCTTTCTTCATCTCAAATTGGCCACGTAACTCTAACTCGATTATCACCCGCACCGAGTCTTTTTTATGGTTAGAACTATCAATCACATCCAAAAATGTGTGTTCTCCTGAACCACACAATAATTAAGAAAAAAAATCCTAACTTTAAATGAAGCCATAAAGGACAAATAGATATTCTTAAACATACCAAAATACCTAAATGGAATATTCCAAAgcagatttaaaaaaaatgtatatGTGGTTTGTATTGCATGAAAAATAATAGCTTTCAGATTCATTCCATCAATTTTTCatcctaaattacactaaaaaataaTTTATctttctctcattttcaattaaataatattcttttatatctttatcattaccttttctctctcatccactcacaatcactttcaaaatatattaaaaaattatagagagTGAACAGTgtccctcaaatatacagatgaacagtaacattttctccctcctccactcacaaccactttttatactctttatattataaaactcCACTCACAAATTTTAGTGAGttagatgtgaatgctctaagagcattcacatcaactccaccatattttcaccctaaattacactaaaaaacactacattttctctctccttttcaattaaataatattttttatacctttattattaccttttctctc comes from the Helianthus annuus cultivar XRQ/B chromosome 4, HanXRQr2.0-SUNRISE, whole genome shotgun sequence genome and includes:
- the LOC110934171 gene encoding ethylene-responsive transcription factor ERF054, whose translation is MSSVSEISKLFPAMKLEDTSVKLKKEEVLEKKEEEEVEQCSWKNFIGVSNTSAWIDVDRRSSRTGGERRMGVDRRRSQVGVEKRRGVKTRRILDKWFTAIIRYPHARPGEPYANGRVWLGSYKSPEEAALVYDREAFNFYGSKAKLNFPHLFINNNNNN